The following coding sequences lie in one Benincasa hispida cultivar B227 chromosome 6, ASM972705v1, whole genome shotgun sequence genomic window:
- the LOC120080586 gene encoding uncharacterized protein LOC120080586: protein MTLSLSSTFSLLPFILFFFASPLIAAPDPSTIYDHLHLHGLPIGLLPKNITRFSIDSSTGRFQVFLDQPCNAKFENEVHYDFNVSGRLSYGQIAELAGISSQELFLWFPVKGIRVDLPTSGVIHFDVGVVDKQFSLSLFESPPDCTAADPVDQSFVFNGASLDFVGPFSPMEAQNLQLEDSELRATS, encoded by the exons ATGAccctttctctctcttccaCTTTCTCACTCCTCCCtttcatcctcttcttcttcgctTCCCCTCTCATCGCCGCTCCTGACCCATCCACCATTTACGACCATCTCCACCTCCACGGCCTCCCCATCGGCCTTCTCCCCAAGAACATCACCAGATTCTCAATCGATTCTTCCACCGGCCGTTTCCAGGTCTTTCTCGATCAGCCCTGCAATGCCAAGTTCGAGAATGAGGTTCACTATGATTTCAACGTCTCCGGCAGGCTTTCCTATGGCCAGATCGCTGAATTGGCCGGAATTTCTTCCCAGGAGCTCTTTCTTTGGTTTCCTGTTAAGGGAATTCGTGTCGATTTGCCCACTTCTGGTGTAATTCATTTCGACGTCGGCGTTGTTGATAAGCAATTCTCTCTTTCCCTCTTTGAGTCCCCGCCCGACTGCACTGCGGCTGATCCGGTTGATCAATCCTTCGTCTTCAATGGAGCCTCTCTCGATTTTGTTGGGCCTTTTTCGCCG ATGGAAGCACAGAATCTCCAGCTTGAAGACAGTGAACTAAGGGCAACATCATAG